Proteins from a single region of Pseudomonas sp. 10S4:
- the hmpA gene encoding NO-inducible flavohemoprotein has product MLSVQDRAIVKSTVPLLESGGEALITHFYRMMLSEYPEVRPLFNQAHQASGDQPRALANGVLMYARHIDQLDQLGDLVAKIINKHVALQILPEHYPIVGACLLRAIAEVLGDEIATPEVIAAWGAAYNQLADILIGAETSIYDQKEQAPGGWRGAREFIVAAKVEESAEIISFYFEPADKGPILAAEPGQYIGMKLILDGEEIRRNYSLSSLSDNGQYRISVKREAGGRASNHLHDQLHVGASIQLFPPSGEFTLTASDKPLVLISGGVGITPTLAMLEAALATERPVHFIHCARNGSVHAFRDWIDGLAARHPQLKRFYCYAEDDGVSPVADKVGLLSQEQLGAWLPQQRDLDAYFLGPKGFMAVIKRHLKALGVPEKQSRYEFFGPASALE; this is encoded by the coding sequence ATGCTTAGCGTTCAAGACCGTGCCATCGTCAAATCCACCGTGCCGCTGCTGGAAAGCGGTGGTGAAGCGCTGATCACTCACTTCTACCGCATGATGCTCTCCGAATACCCGGAAGTCCGCCCACTGTTTAACCAGGCCCACCAGGCCAGCGGTGACCAGCCTCGTGCGTTGGCCAACGGCGTGCTGATGTACGCGCGGCACATCGATCAGCTCGACCAGTTGGGTGACTTGGTGGCGAAGATCATCAACAAACACGTGGCCCTGCAAATTCTTCCGGAGCATTACCCGATTGTCGGCGCGTGCCTGCTGCGCGCGATTGCCGAAGTGCTGGGTGATGAAATCGCCACCCCTGAAGTCATCGCGGCGTGGGGTGCTGCCTACAACCAATTGGCCGACATTCTGATCGGTGCCGAAACCAGCATCTACGACCAGAAGGAACAGGCGCCGGGCGGCTGGCGCGGGGCGCGGGAGTTCATCGTCGCGGCCAAGGTCGAGGAAAGCGCGGAAATCATCTCGTTCTACTTCGAGCCCGCCGACAAAGGCCCGATCCTCGCCGCCGAGCCGGGTCAGTACATCGGCATGAAGCTGATCCTCGATGGCGAAGAGATTCGCCGTAATTACTCGTTGTCCTCCCTGTCGGACAACGGCCAGTACCGCATCAGCGTCAAACGCGAAGCTGGCGGCCGCGCCTCCAATCATTTGCATGATCAACTGCATGTGGGCGCGAGCATTCAGCTGTTCCCGCCCTCGGGCGAGTTCACCCTGACCGCCAGCGACAAACCACTGGTGCTGATCAGCGGCGGCGTCGGCATCACTCCGACGTTGGCGATGCTTGAAGCGGCGCTGGCGACCGAGCGGCCGGTGCACTTTATTCACTGTGCGCGTAATGGAAGTGTTCATGCGTTCCGTGACTGGATCGATGGTTTGGCGGCGCGTCATCCGCAGCTCAAGCGCTTCTATTGCTACGCCGAAGACGATGGCGTGAGCCCGGTGGCGGACAAGGTCGGGCTGTTGAGTCAGGAGCAGTTGGGGGCGTGGTTGCCGCAGCAGCGGGATCTGGATGCTTACTTCTTGGGGCCGAAAGGCTTTATGGCGGTGATCAAGCGTCATTTGAAAGCGCTGGGTGTGCCGGAGAAGCAGAGTCGTTATGAATTCTTTGGGCCGGCTTCTGCTTTGGAGTAA
- the norR gene encoding nitric oxide reductase transcriptional regulator NorR, with protein MTAKSLLTALLPLVSDLSRELPEGERYRRLLEAMRALLPCDAAALLRLDGEWLVPLAVDGLSTDTLGRRFKISEHPRFEALLSSPGPTRFAADSDLPDPYDGLVDGLDEHLEVHDCMGCPLFIDERPWGLLTLDALDPERFEPIELDALEAFASLAAATVNAAERIERLATRVEDEHQRAEIYRQASGQQNREMIGQSKAHKRLVEEINLVGGSDLTVLITGETGVGKELVAQAIHAASPRADKPIISLNCAALPDTLVESELFGHVRGAFTGAMNDRRGKFELANGGTLFLDEVGELSLTVQAKLLRVLQSGQLQRLGSDKEHQVDVRLIAATNRDLAEEVRSGRYRADFYHRLSVYPLLVPALRDRGRDVLLLSGFFLEQNRSRMGLNSLRLSSDAQAALLAYQWPGNVRELEHLIGRSALKALGNCKERPKILSLSAADLDLPHGSVEVPAEQPAVSPVALVAGDLRAATEEYQRQLINACLERHHNNWASAARELGLDRANLGRMAKRLGMK; from the coding sequence ATGACTGCAAAATCCCTGCTCACTGCCCTGCTCCCGCTGGTCTCCGACCTGTCCCGCGAATTGCCTGAAGGCGAGCGCTATCGGCGCCTGCTCGAAGCCATGCGCGCCCTGCTGCCCTGCGATGCCGCTGCCCTGCTGCGTCTCGACGGCGAATGGCTGGTGCCGCTGGCCGTGGACGGCTTGAGCACCGATACCTTGGGCCGGCGCTTCAAAATCAGCGAACACCCGCGTTTCGAGGCGCTGCTCAGCAGCCCCGGGCCGACCCGCTTCGCCGCCGACAGCGACCTGCCCGACCCTTACGACGGTTTGGTCGATGGCCTCGACGAGCATCTGGAAGTCCATGATTGCATGGGCTGCCCGCTGTTTATCGATGAGCGCCCGTGGGGCCTGTTGACCCTCGATGCGCTAGACCCGGAGCGCTTCGAGCCGATCGAACTGGACGCCCTGGAAGCCTTCGCCAGCCTCGCCGCCGCGACCGTCAACGCCGCCGAGCGCATCGAACGGCTGGCCACTCGCGTCGAAGACGAACATCAGCGCGCCGAGATCTACCGTCAGGCCAGCGGCCAGCAGAACCGCGAGATGATCGGCCAGAGCAAGGCTCACAAACGCCTGGTGGAAGAAATCAACCTGGTGGGCGGCAGCGACCTGACCGTGCTGATCACTGGGGAAACCGGGGTCGGCAAAGAGCTGGTAGCCCAGGCAATTCACGCCGCTTCGCCACGCGCCGACAAACCGATCATCAGCCTCAACTGCGCCGCCCTGCCGGACACCTTGGTCGAGAGCGAGCTGTTCGGTCATGTGCGCGGCGCGTTCACCGGGGCGATGAACGACCGGCGCGGCAAGTTCGAACTGGCCAATGGCGGCACGTTGTTCCTCGATGAAGTGGGTGAACTGTCCCTGACCGTGCAGGCCAAGCTGCTGCGGGTGCTGCAAAGCGGTCAACTGCAACGATTGGGCTCGGATAAAGAGCATCAGGTCGACGTGCGGCTGATCGCGGCGACCAACCGCGACCTCGCCGAAGAAGTACGCAGCGGCCGCTACCGCGCCGACTTCTATCATCGCCTCAGCGTGTATCCGCTACTGGTGCCGGCGCTGCGGGATCGCGGGCGCGATGTGTTGCTGCTCAGTGGCTTCTTCCTCGAACAGAACCGCTCGCGCATGGGCCTCAACAGCCTGCGCCTGAGCAGCGATGCCCAAGCGGCGCTGCTTGCGTATCAGTGGCCGGGGAACGTGCGGGAACTGGAGCACTTGATTGGCCGCAGTGCCTTGAAGGCGCTGGGCAACTGCAAGGAACGGCCGAAGATTCTCAGTTTGAGCGCGGCGGACCTGGACTTGCCCCATGGCAGCGTTGAGGTGCCAGCCGAGCAACCGGCCGTCAGCCCTGTGGCTTTGGTCGCGGGTGACTTGCGGGCGGCGACCGAGGAGTATCAGCGTCAACTGATCAACGCCTGTCTGGAACGCCACCATAACAATTGGGCGAGTGCGGCCCGTGAGCTAGGCTTGGATCGGGCGAACCTTGGGCGGATGGCCAAAAGATTGGGAATGAAATAG
- a CDS encoding chemotaxis protein CheV: protein MSSTKARADSLSLLLFTLRSGKLMAINLLKVSEIIPCPPLTKLPESHPHVKGIATLRGASLSVIDLSRAIGERPLEDPNGGCLIVTDVSRSKQGLHVQAVSKIVHCLTTDIRPPPFGSGGVRSYITGVTSVDGVLVQVLDIEKVIHGIAPAQIETAPTELSMEDAEVLGNARILVVDDSQVALQQSVHTLRNLGLQCHTARSAKEAIDCLLDLQGTAQQINLIVSDIEMSEMDGYAFTRTLRETPDFSHLYVLLHTSLDSAMNSEKARLAGANAVLTKFSSPELTRCLIEAAKAVAEQGH, encoded by the coding sequence ATGTCCTCCACCAAAGCCCGCGCAGATTCACTTTCGCTTCTTCTGTTTACCTTGCGCAGCGGCAAGCTGATGGCGATCAACCTGCTGAAAGTCAGTGAAATCATCCCCTGCCCGCCGCTGACCAAGCTGCCGGAGTCGCACCCTCACGTCAAAGGCATCGCCACCCTGCGCGGCGCGTCGTTGTCGGTGATCGACCTGAGCCGCGCCATTGGCGAACGGCCGCTGGAAGATCCGAACGGCGGCTGCCTGATCGTCACCGACGTCAGCCGCTCCAAGCAGGGCCTGCACGTTCAAGCGGTGAGCAAGATCGTTCACTGCCTGACCACCGACATCCGCCCGCCGCCCTTCGGCTCTGGCGGCGTGCGTTCGTACATCACCGGCGTGACCTCGGTCGACGGCGTGCTGGTGCAAGTACTGGACATCGAAAAAGTCATCCACGGCATCGCCCCGGCGCAGATCGAAACGGCGCCGACCGAACTGAGTATGGAAGATGCTGAAGTCCTCGGTAACGCGCGGATTCTGGTGGTCGATGACAGCCAGGTCGCGTTGCAACAATCGGTGCACACCCTGCGCAACCTCGGCCTGCAATGCCACACCGCCCGCAGCGCCAAGGAAGCCATCGATTGCCTGTTGGACCTGCAAGGCACTGCCCAGCAGATCAACCTGATCGTCTCGGACATCGAAATGTCGGAGATGGACGGCTACGCCTTCACCCGCACCCTGCGCGAAACCCCGGACTTCTCGCACCTCTACGTGCTGCTGCACACCTCGCTGGACAGCGCGATGAACAGCGAAAAAGCGCGCTTGGCCGGCGCCAACGCGGTACTGACCAAGTTCTCCTCGCCAGAACTGACCAGGTGCCTGATCGAAGCCGCCAAGGCTGTCGCCGAGCAAGGTCACTGA
- a CDS encoding GNAT family N-acetyltransferase produces the protein MRRNLAEAVPDIAWPTGIELRQYRPELAEAVHQLMELGYREGGGRVPALDVWQQRFETDPEYDPSLCFIALDAEGIVGVCQCWTSAYIKSLVVHPRVQGLGLGRALLLHAFKTFQQRREGFVDLKVLEDNLRAQGLYESAGMRVVRREPVPA, from the coding sequence ATGCGGCGCAACCTCGCTGAGGCTGTGCCCGACATCGCCTGGCCAACCGGCATTGAACTGCGCCAATACCGCCCCGAACTCGCTGAAGCCGTGCATCAACTGATGGAACTTGGCTATCGCGAAGGTGGCGGTCGCGTGCCGGCGCTGGACGTCTGGCAGCAGCGTTTTGAAACCGATCCTGAATACGATCCGAGCCTGTGCTTCATCGCGCTGGACGCCGAGGGCATCGTCGGCGTTTGCCAGTGCTGGACCAGCGCCTACATCAAGAGCCTGGTGGTGCATCCACGGGTTCAGGGTCTTGGGCTGGGTCGTGCTTTGCTGCTACATGCTTTCAAAACGTTTCAGCAACGCCGCGAGGGGTTTGTTGATCTGAAGGTGCTGGAAGACAACCTTCGGGCGCAGGGATTGTATGAAAGTGCCGGGATGCGGGTGGTTCGCCGGGAACCCGTTCCGGCCTAA
- a CDS encoding YkgJ family cysteine cluster protein, whose protein sequence is MNTTFSCVGCGKCCNDHHVPLTLTEARMWADDGGQVIVLVEGFLGNGLGLPLLQREHAERRSVLVRSGATEAYVAITFAAYNVGRCRNLDEENLCRIYERRPLVCRIYPMEINPHIPLNPAVKECPPESWEQGPDLIVGGELVDQELKTLIQNSRQADRDDVQTKDAICGLLGIRTTALKGDGFTAYLPEMGAFASVIDQVVAQPLEAASSEWLFHVSGEDIAGQVLAAGGEVTTEAPVNYAFISLRAA, encoded by the coding sequence ATGAACACGACGTTTTCCTGCGTAGGTTGCGGCAAATGCTGCAACGACCACCATGTCCCCCTGACCCTGACGGAAGCCCGCATGTGGGCTGACGATGGCGGCCAGGTGATCGTGTTGGTGGAAGGCTTTCTGGGCAATGGCCTGGGCCTGCCTCTCTTGCAGCGAGAACACGCCGAACGTCGTTCGGTGCTGGTTCGCAGCGGGGCAACCGAGGCGTACGTCGCGATCACCTTCGCGGCCTACAACGTCGGCCGCTGCCGGAATCTTGACGAAGAGAATCTCTGCCGCATCTATGAGCGCCGGCCGCTGGTGTGCCGCATCTACCCAATGGAAATCAATCCGCACATCCCGCTGAACCCGGCAGTGAAGGAATGCCCGCCCGAGTCCTGGGAACAAGGGCCGGACCTGATTGTGGGTGGCGAGTTGGTGGATCAGGAGTTGAAGACGCTGATCCAGAACTCACGCCAGGCGGATCGCGATGATGTTCAGACCAAGGATGCGATTTGCGGGTTGTTGGGGATTCGCACGACAGCGCTGAAGGGCGATGGGTTTACCGCTTATTTGCCGGAGATGGGGGCTTTTGCTTCGGTCATTGATCAAGTCGTGGCGCAACCGTTGGAAGCTGCGAGCAGTGAATGGCTGTTTCACGTCTCCGGCGAGGACATTGCCGGGCAAGTGCTGGCGGCTGGGGGTGAAGTGACGACTGAGGCGCCGGTTAACTATGCGTTTATCTCGTTGCGGGCCGCCTGA
- a CDS encoding DUF6124 family protein, giving the protein MNKIVPDPPVNTSEAEELLKDREATQRALDYYLNPADPNAAKPRRPSTMFQIAPNVDTESLLAHATESLASASVMISDFANNLSGPQRNTALGIQQIIMQAELAVSRALDNVDPA; this is encoded by the coding sequence ATGAATAAAATTGTCCCCGATCCACCCGTCAATACCTCAGAAGCCGAAGAATTACTCAAGGACCGCGAAGCCACCCAACGCGCCCTCGACTACTACCTCAATCCCGCCGACCCCAACGCCGCCAAGCCCCGTCGCCCCAGCACCATGTTCCAGATCGCCCCAAACGTCGACACCGAAAGCCTGCTGGCCCACGCCACCGAATCGTTGGCGTCAGCGAGCGTCATGATCAGCGACTTCGCTAACAACCTGAGCGGCCCGCAGCGCAACACCGCGTTGGGCATCCAGCAAATCATCATGCAGGCGGAATTGGCGGTGAGCCGAGCGTTGGATAACGTCGACCCGGCGTAG
- a CDS encoding efflux RND transporter periplasmic adaptor subunit translates to MRIQKKPALIATLLIAVAALGLWYATKPTTAKLAVSTAVPVRVVAVAEKDVPRYVSGIGSVLSLHSVVVRPQIDGILTKLLVKEGQLVKAGDLLATIDDRSIRASLDQARAQLGESQAQLQVALVNLKRYKLLSVDDGVSKQTYDQQQALVNQLKATAQGNQASIDAAQVQLSYTQIRSPVTGRVGIRTVDEGNFLRMADAQGLFTVTQIDPIAVEFSLPQQMLPTLQGLISDPQRAQVKAYIGADTDGETGNLLGEGHLTLIDNQISANTGTIRAKAEFDNAGQKLWPGLLVTVKIQTALDKDALVVPPTVVQRGLDQHFVYRVNGDKVEIVQVQMVYQGSGQDIITGVKPGDVLVSDGQSRLKPGSTVQVLTEPPQVVQAEPKQ, encoded by the coding sequence ATGCGAATTCAGAAAAAACCCGCCTTGATCGCAACCCTGCTGATTGCAGTCGCAGCACTGGGCTTGTGGTACGCCACCAAACCGACCACGGCCAAACTCGCCGTCTCTACCGCCGTGCCGGTGCGGGTGGTTGCGGTTGCCGAGAAGGATGTGCCGCGCTACGTCAGCGGCATCGGCTCGGTGCTGTCTTTGCACAGCGTTGTGGTGCGCCCGCAAATCGACGGCATCCTCACCAAGCTGCTGGTCAAGGAAGGTCAACTGGTCAAGGCCGGCGATTTGCTCGCGACCATCGACGACCGCTCAATCCGCGCCAGCCTCGACCAGGCCCGCGCCCAACTGGGTGAAAGCCAGGCGCAGCTGCAAGTGGCGCTGGTCAACCTCAAGCGTTACAAACTGCTGAGCGTCGATGACGGCGTGTCCAAGCAGACCTACGACCAGCAACAGGCCTTGGTCAACCAACTCAAAGCCACCGCCCAAGGCAATCAAGCGTCCATCGACGCGGCTCAGGTGCAGCTTTCCTACACGCAGATTCGCTCCCCGGTCACCGGTCGCGTCGGTATTCGTACGGTGGACGAAGGCAACTTCCTGCGCATGGCTGACGCCCAAGGGCTGTTCACGGTGACCCAGATCGACCCGATTGCCGTGGAGTTTTCCCTGCCGCAGCAAATGCTGCCGACCCTGCAAGGTTTGATCAGCGACCCGCAGCGCGCTCAGGTGAAGGCCTACATCGGCGCCGACACCGATGGCGAAACCGGCAACCTGCTGGGCGAAGGCCACCTGACGCTGATTGACAACCAGATCAGCGCCAACACCGGGACCATCCGCGCCAAGGCTGAATTCGACAACGCCGGCCAGAAGCTCTGGCCCGGCCTGTTGGTGACGGTAAAAATTCAGACAGCGCTGGATAAAGATGCGCTGGTGGTGCCGCCGACCGTCGTACAGCGCGGCCTCGATCAACATTTCGTTTACCGGGTCAACGGCGACAAGGTCGAGATCGTCCAGGTGCAGATGGTTTATCAGGGCAGCGGCCAGGACATCATCACCGGCGTCAAACCGGGCGATGTGCTGGTCAGCGACGGCCAGTCCCGGCTCAAGCCCGGCTCGACCGTGCAGGTGCTGACCGAGCCGCCGCAAGTGGTGCAAGCGGAGCCTAAACAATGA
- a CDS encoding multidrug efflux RND transporter permease subunit yields MKGPSAWCIDHPVATILLTFALVLLGVIAFPRLPIAPLPEAEFPTIQVSAQLPGASPDTMASSVATPLEVQFSAIPGMTQMTSSSALGSSLLTLQFTLNKSIDTAAQEVQAAINTAAGKLPKDMPTLPTWKKVNPADSPVLILSVSSTQMPGTELSDLVETLLSRQISQIDGVGQINITGQQRPAIRVQASADKLAAIGLTLADIRLAIQQTSLNLAKGALYGESSISTLSTNDQLFHPEDYSQLIVSYKDGAPVHLKDVAKVVNGSEDAYVQAWAGDQPGVNLVISRQPGANIVETVDRIQAALPGLEAMLPASVQVKVLIDRTQTIRASLHEVEITLLIAIMLVVAVMALFLRQWSATMIVSAVLGVSLTASFALMYIMGFSLNNLTLVAIVVAVGFVVDDAIVVVENIHRHLEAGDGMREAAIKGAGEIGFTVVSISFSLVAAFIPLLFMGGVVGRLFKEFALTATSTILISVVVSLTLAPTLAALYMRAPVHHAHSKKTFGERLLDGYEKLLRRALAHQKLMIGVFCLSLGLAIAGYIFIPKGFFPIQDTGFVLGTTEAAADISYGDMVKKHLAMAEIVAADPAVQAFSHSVGVSGSNQTIANGRFWIALKPRGDRDVSASQFIDRIRPQLMKVPGIVLYLRAGQDINLSSGPSRAQYQYVLKSNDGGVLSTWTQRLTEKLRTNPAFRDISNDLQLGGSITHISIDRSAAARFGLTASDVDEALYDAFGQRQINEFQTQINQYNVILELDTKQRGKAESLNYFYLRSPLSGEMVPLSALAKFDAPTIGPLSIAHDGMFPAANLSFNLAPGVALGDAVIMLNQAKTDIGMPTAISGNFQGAAQAFQSSLASQPWLILAALVAVYIILGVLYESFVHPLTIISTLPSAGLGAVIMLWIWGQDFSIMALIGLVLLIGIVKKNGILMIDFALEAQRKGGLPPEEAIFKACITRFRPIIMTTLAALLGALPLMLGYGTGAELRQPLGIAVVGGLLVSQALTLFTTPVIYLWLERLFHRPKPLPLPAMATTD; encoded by the coding sequence ATGAAGGGCCCCTCCGCGTGGTGCATCGATCACCCGGTCGCCACCATCCTGTTGACCTTTGCTCTGGTGTTGCTGGGCGTCATTGCCTTCCCGCGGCTGCCTATCGCCCCGTTGCCGGAAGCAGAATTCCCGACCATTCAGGTGTCCGCGCAACTGCCCGGTGCCAGCCCCGACACCATGGCGTCGTCGGTGGCTACGCCGCTGGAAGTGCAATTCAGCGCCATCCCCGGCATGACCCAGATGACGTCGAGCAGTGCCTTGGGTTCGAGCCTGCTGACCCTGCAATTCACCCTCAATAAGAGCATCGACACCGCCGCCCAGGAAGTCCAGGCCGCGATCAACACCGCCGCCGGCAAACTGCCCAAGGACATGCCGACCCTGCCGACCTGGAAGAAGGTCAACCCGGCCGACAGCCCGGTGCTGATCCTCAGCGTCAGCTCGACCCAAATGCCCGGCACTGAACTCAGTGACCTGGTGGAAACCCTGCTGTCGCGTCAGATCAGTCAGATCGATGGCGTAGGCCAAATCAACATCACCGGTCAGCAACGTCCGGCGATCCGCGTCCAGGCCTCGGCGGACAAACTCGCGGCCATCGGCCTGACGTTGGCCGATATTCGCCTGGCGATCCAGCAGACCAGCCTTAACCTGGCCAAAGGTGCGTTGTACGGTGAGTCGAGCATTTCGACCCTGTCCACCAACGACCAGCTGTTCCACCCTGAGGATTACAGCCAACTCATCGTTTCCTACAAGGACGGTGCACCGGTTCACCTCAAGGATGTCGCCAAAGTCGTCAACGGTTCGGAAGATGCCTACGTTCAGGCGTGGGCTGGCGATCAACCGGGGGTGAACCTGGTGATCTCCCGGCAACCAGGGGCGAACATTGTCGAAACGGTCGATCGTATCCAAGCTGCACTGCCGGGCCTTGAAGCGATGCTGCCGGCCTCGGTGCAGGTCAAGGTGTTGATCGACCGGACCCAGACCATTCGCGCATCGTTGCATGAAGTGGAAATCACCCTGCTGATCGCGATCATGCTGGTGGTGGCGGTGATGGCGCTGTTCCTGCGCCAATGGTCGGCGACCATGATTGTGTCGGCCGTACTGGGTGTGTCGCTGACCGCCAGTTTCGCCCTGATGTACATCATGGGCTTCAGTCTGAATAACCTGACCCTGGTGGCCATCGTGGTGGCCGTGGGGTTTGTGGTGGACGATGCGATTGTGGTGGTGGAAAACATTCACCGTCACTTGGAGGCCGGCGACGGCATGCGCGAGGCGGCGATCAAAGGCGCCGGCGAGATTGGCTTCACCGTGGTCTCGATCAGCTTCTCGCTGGTGGCGGCGTTTATTCCGCTGCTGTTCATGGGCGGCGTGGTCGGGCGGCTGTTTAAAGAGTTTGCCCTGACGGCGACCTCGACCATTCTGATTTCGGTAGTGGTGTCGCTGACACTGGCGCCGACCCTGGCCGCGCTATATATGCGCGCACCGGTGCATCACGCTCACAGTAAAAAGACCTTCGGCGAACGCTTGCTGGATGGCTATGAAAAACTGCTGCGCCGCGCCCTCGCCCACCAGAAGTTGATGATCGGTGTGTTCTGCCTGTCGCTGGGCCTGGCGATTGCCGGTTACATCTTTATCCCCAAAGGTTTCTTCCCGATTCAGGACACCGGTTTCGTCCTCGGCACCACCGAAGCGGCTGCTGATATTTCCTACGGCGACATGGTGAAAAAGCACTTGGCGATGGCGGAAATCGTCGCGGCTGACCCGGCCGTGCAGGCGTTTTCCCACTCGGTCGGGGTGTCGGGCAGCAACCAGACCATCGCCAACGGCCGGTTCTGGATTGCGCTGAAACCACGCGGTGATCGCGATGTGAGCGCCAGCCAGTTCATCGACCGGATTCGCCCGCAATTGATGAAAGTCCCCGGCATAGTGCTCTATCTTCGCGCCGGCCAGGACATCAACCTCAGTTCCGGTCCGAGCCGCGCCCAGTATCAATACGTGCTCAAGAGCAACGACGGTGGCGTGCTGAGTACCTGGACCCAGCGCCTGACGGAAAAACTGCGGACCAACCCGGCGTTCCGTGATATTTCCAACGACCTGCAACTGGGCGGCAGCATCACCCACATCAGCATCGACCGCAGCGCCGCCGCGCGTTTCGGCCTGACCGCCAGCGATGTCGACGAAGCGTTGTACGATGCCTTCGGCCAGCGGCAGATCAACGAGTTCCAGACCCAGATCAACCAGTACAACGTGATCCTGGAACTGGACACCAAGCAGCGCGGCAAGGCTGAAAGCCTGAACTACTTCTACCTGCGCTCGCCGTTGAGCGGGGAAATGGTGCCGTTGTCGGCGCTGGCGAAATTCGATGCGCCGACCATCGGCCCATTGTCCATCGCCCACGACGGGATGTTCCCGGCCGCCAACCTCTCGTTCAACCTGGCGCCCGGCGTCGCGTTGGGTGATGCGGTGATCATGCTCAATCAGGCCAAAACCGACATCGGCATGCCGACGGCCATCAGCGGTAACTTCCAGGGCGCAGCCCAGGCGTTCCAGAGTTCGCTGGCCAGCCAACCGTGGCTGATTCTGGCGGCGCTGGTGGCGGTGTACATCATTCTGGGCGTGCTCTATGAGAGCTTCGTCCATCCGCTGACCATCATCTCGACTCTGCCGTCGGCCGGACTCGGGGCGGTGATCATGTTGTGGATCTGGGGCCAGGACTTTTCGATCATGGCGCTGATCGGGCTGGTGCTGCTGATCGGCATCGTCAAGAAAAATGGCATCCTGATGATCGACTTCGCCCTCGAAGCGCAGCGCAAGGGTGGCTTGCCGCCGGAAGAGGCGATTTTCAAGGCCTGTATCACGCGGTTCCGGCCCATCATCATGACCACCCTCGCCGCCCTGCTCGGCGCCTTGCCGCTGATGCTCGGCTACGGCACCGGCGCCGAACTGCGCCAGCCATTGGGTATTGCGGTAGTCGGCGGCTTGCTGGTGAGTCAGGCGCTGACGCTGTTTACCACTCCGGTCATATACTTGTGGCTGGAGCGGCTTTTCCATCGGCCCAAACCATTGCCGCTACCGGCAATGGCGACCACAGACTGA
- a CDS encoding heavy metal response regulator transcription factor yields MRVLIIEDEEKTADYLHRGLTEQGYTVDLARDGVEGLHLALESDYAVIILDVMLPGLDGFGVLRALRARKQTPVIMLTARERVEDRIRGLRDGADDYLGKPFSFLELVARLQALTRRSGGHEPVQVSIADLWIDLISRKATRAGARLDLTAKEFSLLSVLARRQGEILSKTAIAEMVWDINFDSDANVVEVAIKRLRAKLDGPFDEKLLHTIRGMGYVLESRGVQ; encoded by the coding sequence ATGCGCGTTCTGATTATCGAAGATGAAGAAAAAACCGCGGATTATCTGCACCGCGGTCTGACGGAACAGGGTTACACCGTCGACCTGGCCCGGGACGGCGTCGAGGGCCTGCACCTGGCGCTGGAAAGCGACTATGCGGTGATCATCCTCGACGTGATGCTGCCGGGTCTCGACGGCTTCGGCGTGTTGCGTGCCTTGCGCGCCCGCAAGCAAACCCCGGTGATCATGCTCACCGCCCGCGAGCGGGTCGAAGACCGGATCAGAGGCCTGCGCGACGGCGCCGACGATTACCTCGGCAAACCGTTTTCCTTCCTTGAACTGGTGGCACGCCTGCAAGCGCTGACCCGGCGCAGCGGCGGCCATGAACCGGTGCAAGTGAGCATCGCCGACCTGTGGATAGATTTGATCAGCCGTAAAGCCACCCGCGCCGGTGCTCGCCTGGACCTGACCGCCAAGGAGTTTTCACTGCTCAGCGTGCTGGCCCGACGCCAAGGTGAAATCCTCTCGAAAACCGCCATCGCCGAGATGGTCTGGGACATCAATTTCGACAGCGACGCGAACGTCGTCGAAGTCGCAATCAAACGCTTGCGGGCCAAGCTCGACGGGCCTTTCGACGAGAAGTTGCTGCACACCATTCGTGGCATGGGTTATGTGCTGGAGAGTCGCGGTGTCCAGTAA